One Ursus arctos isolate Adak ecotype North America unplaced genomic scaffold, UrsArc2.0 scaffold_15, whole genome shotgun sequence genomic region harbors:
- the CCNG1 gene encoding cyclin-G1, which produces MIEVLTTTDSQKLLHQLNALLEQESRCQPKVCGLRLIESAHDNGLRMTARLRDFEVKDLLSLTQFFGFDSETFSLAVNLLDRFLSKMKVQPKHLGCVGLSCFYLAVKSVEEERNVPLATDLIRISQYRFTVSDLMRMEKIVLEKVCWKVKATTAFQFLQLYYSLIQENLPIERRNSLNFERLEAQLKACHCRIIFSKAKPSVLALSIIALEIQAQKCVELTEGIECLQTHSKINGRDLTFWQELVSKCLTEYSSNKCSKPNVQKLKWIVSGRTARQLKHSYYRITHLPTIPEMVP; this is translated from the exons ATGATAGAGGTACTGACAACAACTGACTCTCAGAAACTGCTACACCAGCTGAATGCCCTGTTGGAACAGGAGTCGAGATGTCAGCCAAAGGTCTGCGGCTTGAGACTAATTGAATCTGCACACGATAATGGCCTCAGAATGACTGCAAGGCTAAGGGACTTTGAAGTAAAAGATCTTCTTAGCCTAACTCAGTTCTTTGGCTTCGACTCGGAGACATTTTCTCTAGCTGTGAATTTACTGGACAGATTCCTGTCCAAAATGAAG GTACAGCCCAAGCACCTTGGGTGTGTGGGGCTGAGCTGCTTCTATTTGGCTGTTAAATCagtagaagaggaaaggaatgtcCCATTGGCAACTGACTTGATCCGAATAAGCCAGTATAGGTTCACGGTTTCAGACTTGATGAGAATGGAAAAGATTGTACTGGAGAAGGTGTGTTGGAAAGTCAAAGCTACTACTGCCTTTCAATTTCTGCAACTCTACTATTCACTCATTCAAGAGAACTTACCAATTGAAAG gaggAATAGCCTTAATTTTGAAAGACTAGAAGCTCAACTTAAGGCATGCCACTGCAGGATCATATTTTCTAAAGcaaag CCTTCTGTGTTGGCATTGTCTATCATTGCACTGGAGATCCAAGCACAGAAGTGTGTAGAGTTAACAGAAGGAATAGAATGTCTTCAGACACATTCCAAG ATAAATGGCAGAGATTTGACCTTCTGGCAAGAACTTGTATCCAAGTGTTTAACTGAATATTCATCAAACAAGTGTTCCAAACCAAATGTTCAGAAGTTAAAATGGATTGTTTCTGGACGTACTGCACGGCAACTGAAGCATAGTTACTACAGAATAACCCACCTTCCAACAATTCCTGAAATGGTCCCTTAA